In Massilibacterium senegalense, the genomic window ATCGACAATTTTTAGTTCTACATGCTGGACTGGTTTCCCACATGAAGCTAATCGCTTTTGCTCTTCTTTCTTATCACCAACTTCATGGTCTTCTGCCGATAACATCGTTAAAATAGGAGCAGCTTCTGTCATCCCATACGCTTGATAAAACTTTACGTTTGGTAACTTTTTCTTTGCTTTTTTCAATCCTTCTACTGACATCGGTGAAGCTCCGTAAATAATTTTTTGTAAAGAGCTCGTATCAAATGTATGAAAAGAGGCTTCATTGATTACCATATTAATCATGGTCGGAACAAGTAGTGTGCTTGTCGGTGTTAACGTTTCTAGTACTTTTAAAAAATTAGCTGGAGTAAAGGAACGGAGATATACATGACTTCCTCCTGCTATCGTTACCCCGAAGCTAAACGCACCGTCTGCTAAGTGAAACATCGGTGCTGCATGGAGGTATCGTTCCTCTTTTGTAAATTCCGCATTCATCGCAGCGTGATATGCGTTATTCACTAAATTTTTATGCGTTAACATAACACCTTTCGATTTTCCAGTCGTTCCACCTGTATAAAAAAGTCCTGCTACTTCTTCATCTGAAATAGGATCCACCGTAAATTCTTTACTAGGAAACGAAGCAATCCATGATTCATAATGAATCGTCCCCGAAACATAAAAATCATCCGCCATCACAATATGTTTTAACGTTGAACAATTATCTTGCAATTTTTCCACTATTCCTTTAAACTCCTGATGAAAGAACAATGTTTCGATTTTTGCATCATTTATAATAAAAATTAATTCAGGGGCACTTAATCGAACGTTTAATGGTGCAACGATTCCACCGTAAGACATCACCGCATATAGCACTT contains:
- a CDS encoding acyl-CoA synthetase, translating into MLVPKALISAIRKCPNKIGSMDEHVQYTYQELGGRVAKLKQALQSIGSAKGKRVGLLMFNTPAYVEVLYAVMSYGGIVAPLNVRLSAPELIFIINDAKIETLFFHQEFKGIVEKLQDNCSTLKHIVMADDFYVSGTIHYESWIASFPSKEFTVDPISDEEVAGLFYTGGTTGKSKGVMLTHKNLVNNAYHAAMNAEFTKEERYLHAAPMFHLADGAFSFGVTIAGGSHVYLRSFTPANFLKVLETLTPTSTLLVPTMINMVINEASFHTFDTSSLQKIIYGASPMSVEGLKKAKKKLPNVKFYQAYGMTEAAPILTMLSAEDHEVGDKKEEQKRLASCGKPVQHVELKIVDPTGNEVPPYQVGEIVARGPNIMKGYWNLPDETKAALRNGWYYSGDLAYKDEQGYYYIVDRAKDMIITGGENVYTTEVENVLYSLSDIKECAVVGIPDETWGEKVTAIVVKKERSELTEQTIKEECRKKLANYKVPKTIIFTNELPKSGAGKI